A section of the Solitalea canadensis DSM 3403 genome encodes:
- a CDS encoding RagB/SusD family nutrient uptake outer membrane protein, which yields MKKYIYSAVVTIALATLSTSCEKELDVQPTNAVAESYLYDNVDNVETVINGTWRYMMDTYFTYANPGYGAILRTSDAMGNDVALTTKYGFRDAYAFNELHDFTKTRVTGFWTLLYKVINNANNVIAKVDAAKGSEAKKKQLKGQALALRANSYLTLATYYQFTYLKDPNAKAVPIYTTPTDENTKGNPKATVAQVYEQIVKDLIEAETLLNGYSRSAKYKIDASVVKGLLARTYLALGRWDDAAQKAVEARAGYTLMSAEDYYKGFNDLNNDEWIWGHGQRPDQSVASYNFHFLDVSSASSYYYSFMADPYFKNLFDTNDIRSKLFFWDNLPGREGFLRYEKFKFRADQTGDIVLMRASEMYLIEAEAYAESGKLDKAVETLNALRTVRKAQLFDLTGKTKEDVVNAILIERRKELWGEGFALADILRKQRSVERKLYKDETGKDVQVTITLPDGSQKTVTAKGHRVVKFADGTNFIPNSKYYIFAIPQNEVRDNPNLNN from the coding sequence ATGAAAAAATATATATACAGTGCTGTAGTAACAATTGCATTGGCAACATTAAGTACTTCTTGCGAAAAAGAGCTAGATGTACAGCCTACAAATGCAGTTGCCGAATCCTATTTATACGATAATGTAGATAATGTTGAAACCGTTATCAATGGCACCTGGCGCTACATGATGGATACATACTTTACCTATGCAAATCCTGGTTACGGTGCAATTTTACGTACGAGTGATGCAATGGGTAATGATGTGGCATTAACTACTAAATATGGTTTCAGAGATGCCTATGCATTTAATGAGTTGCATGATTTTACTAAAACACGTGTAACCGGCTTTTGGACCCTTCTTTACAAGGTGATTAACAATGCAAATAATGTTATTGCAAAAGTTGATGCAGCTAAAGGAAGTGAAGCAAAGAAAAAGCAATTAAAAGGGCAGGCTTTGGCATTACGCGCCAATAGTTATTTAACATTGGCAACTTATTATCAGTTTACGTATTTAAAGGATCCTAATGCTAAGGCGGTGCCAATTTATACTACACCAACTGATGAAAACACTAAAGGAAATCCAAAGGCAACTGTTGCACAGGTTTATGAGCAAATTGTGAAGGACCTGATAGAAGCTGAAACATTGTTAAATGGTTATTCTCGCTCAGCAAAATATAAAATCGATGCTAGCGTAGTGAAGGGTTTGTTGGCTCGTACTTACCTTGCTTTAGGGAGATGGGATGACGCTGCCCAAAAAGCCGTAGAAGCTCGTGCCGGCTATACTTTAATGAGTGCTGAAGATTATTATAAAGGATTTAATGACCTTAATAATGACGAGTGGATTTGGGGGCATGGACAACGTCCTGATCAAAGTGTGGCAAGCTATAATTTCCATTTCCTGGATGTTTCTTCGGCTTCATCTTATTATTACAGTTTCATGGCGGATCCCTATTTCAAGAATTTGTTTGATACAAACGATATTCGTTCTAAGTTATTTTTCTGGGACAATCTGCCGGGGCGGGAAGGCTTTTTACGTTACGAGAAATTTAAGTTCAGAGCTGATCAAACCGGCGATATTGTATTAATGAGGGCCTCAGAAATGTATTTAATTGAAGCTGAAGCATACGCAGAAAGTGGTAAGTTAGATAAAGCTGTGGAGACATTGAATGCTTTACGCACAGTAAGAAAAGCGCAGCTGTTTGATTTAACAGGAAAAACCAAAGAAGACGTGGTGAATGCAATTTTGATTGAGAGACGTAAGGAGCTTTGGGGTGAAGGTTTTGCTTTGGCAGATATTTTACGTAAACAACGTTCTGTAGAACGTAAACTGTATAAAGATGAAACAGGTAAAGACGTTCAGGTTACAATTACACTTCCTGATGGATCACAAAAAACGGTAACTGCTAAAGGTCACCGCGTGGTTAAATTTGCAGACGGAACTAATTTTATACCTAACAGTAAATATTATATCTTTGCGATCCCTCAAAACGAGGTGCGTGATAATCCGAATCTTAATAATTAA
- a CDS encoding YebC/PmpR family DNA-binding transcriptional regulator: MGRAFEARKQSKMKRWGKMAKLFTRIGKDIVIAVKAGGPNPESNARLRVIMQNAKGANMPKDRIEAAIKRATDKDTSNYEEIVYEGYGPYKVAILVETSTDNINRTVGNVRSYITRSGGTLGTSGLLNFIFERKAVFRIAADGVDVEELELDLIDFGAEEVFQDENEITITTEFEDFGKMQKALEDKGFNIISSEFERFCTTYKEVTAEQEAEVQKLIDKLEEDDDVNAVYHNMAPREE, encoded by the coding sequence ATGGGAAGAGCATTTGAAGCAAGAAAGCAAAGTAAAATGAAACGTTGGGGTAAAATGGCAAAGCTATTTACTCGCATCGGAAAAGATATAGTTATTGCTGTTAAAGCTGGCGGCCCTAATCCTGAGTCTAATGCGCGTTTACGTGTGATCATGCAAAACGCCAAAGGTGCAAACATGCCTAAAGACAGAATTGAAGCTGCTATCAAACGTGCTACAGATAAAGATACTTCTAACTATGAAGAGATCGTTTATGAAGGTTACGGCCCTTATAAAGTGGCAATTCTTGTAGAAACTTCGACTGACAATATTAACCGTACTGTAGGTAACGTAAGAAGTTATATTACGCGTTCTGGTGGTACATTGGGAACTTCGGGTTTGTTAAACTTCATCTTTGAACGTAAAGCGGTTTTCCGTATTGCTGCTGATGGCGTTGACGTTGAAGAATTAGAATTGGATTTGATCGATTTTGGCGCTGAAGAAGTGTTCCAAGATGAAAATGAAATCACCATTACTACTGAATTCGAAGATTTCGGTAAAATGCAAAAAGCGCTTGAAGACAAAGGATTTAACATTATTAGCTCAGAATTCGAACGTTTTTGTACTACCTACAAGGAAGTTACCGCCGAACAGGAAGCAGAAGTTCAGAAATTGATCGACAAATTAGAAGAAGATGATGACGTAAATGCTGTATATCATAATATGGCACCTCGCGAAGAATAA
- a CDS encoding MarC family protein: protein MNLSINEIISVTMILFAIIDILGSIPVIIELRNRAGHIQSEKATIVAMILMIVFLFVGEKLLTIIGIDVKSFAIAGSLVIFFIAMEMILGIHVFKDQMPETASIVPLAFPLIAGAGTMTTLLSLKAEYQTINIVLGIIINLIFVYFVLKNVNRLERLLGKSGVEILRKAFGVILLAIAIKLFRNNTGL from the coding sequence ATGAATTTATCTATCAACGAAATCATATCCGTAACAATGATCCTTTTTGCGATCATTGATATTTTAGGCTCGATACCGGTAATTATTGAACTAAGAAACAGAGCCGGTCATATTCAATCTGAAAAAGCGACTATAGTTGCCATGATCTTAATGATTGTGTTTCTTTTTGTCGGAGAAAAACTACTAACAATCATTGGAATTGATGTAAAGTCTTTTGCCATCGCAGGATCGCTGGTAATCTTCTTTATCGCTATGGAAATGATTCTTGGTATACATGTTTTTAAAGATCAAATGCCAGAAACGGCATCGATAGTACCTCTTGCGTTCCCGTTGATTGCCGGAGCCGGAACCATGACTACTTTACTTTCGTTAAAAGCAGAATATCAAACAATAAACATTGTTTTAGGTATAATTATCAATCTAATTTTTGTTTATTTTGTATTGAAAAATGTGAACCGCCTGGAGCGTTTATTGGGAAAATCAGGAGTAGAAATCCTCCGGAAAGCTTTCGGTGTTATTCTGTTAGCCATCGCAATTAAATTGTTCAGAAATAATACGGGCTTATAA
- a CDS encoding VOC family protein, which produces MIAKLNHVCIYVLDQDSAFDFYVNKLGFKVHTDVPMGPGMRWLTVTPPEQPDLEIILSPIQEGMMWDKETTEQMRVLVKKGTFGSCIFQCKDLEATYNELKAKRVQFTKTPKKEFYGYEAIFVDDSGNWFSLGQKEIKS; this is translated from the coding sequence ATGATTGCAAAGCTAAACCATGTTTGCATATATGTTCTTGATCAGGACAGTGCATTCGATTTTTATGTGAACAAACTGGGTTTCAAGGTTCATACCGATGTTCCAATGGGACCAGGCATGAGATGGTTAACGGTTACCCCACCCGAACAACCTGACCTTGAAATTATCCTCTCTCCTATTCAAGAAGGGATGATGTGGGATAAAGAAACCACTGAACAAATGAGGGTCTTGGTAAAAAAGGGAACTTTTGGCTCATGCATTTTTCAATGCAAAGATTTAGAGGCCACCTATAACGAATTAAAAGCTAAACGGGTACAATTTACCAAAACTCCTAAAAAAGAATTTTACGGATATGAAGCCATCTTTGTGGATGATTCAGGCAACTGGTTTTCACTAGGCCAAAAGGAAATCAAATCCTGA
- a CDS encoding tetratricopeptide repeat protein: MKDHSMKKLLFLLVISIFISSVYAQSNQADSLYQQALKLYDNKDFANAITAFEKVLEINPRHTDALFNLAVLQYDQGNKQKAIDLFQRSAALGDSESKEILKNKLNVRLAYTDTMDVADVDKLPSLIIDNKQEDLFFNKTINTKLLSTIADKIVKSATIKARVFEVDAANKNVEASTLKEVKMKVGLLFGKDGSITAVPVGEDFADRKLIVDLLTVSPQLGKVTPAMYDNKAVCARYYSVPIMFYAEEK; encoded by the coding sequence ATGAAAGATCATTCCATGAAAAAGTTATTGTTTCTATTAGTCATTAGTATTTTTATTAGCTCTGTTTACGCGCAATCCAACCAAGCTGACAGCCTTTATCAGCAGGCACTCAAATTATATGACAATAAAGATTTTGCCAATGCTATAACAGCGTTTGAAAAAGTATTAGAGATTAATCCCCGACATACCGACGCTTTGTTTAATCTGGCAGTATTGCAATATGACCAAGGCAACAAACAAAAAGCAATTGATTTGTTTCAGCGTTCTGCAGCATTAGGTGACTCAGAATCAAAAGAAATATTAAAAAACAAGTTAAATGTACGTTTAGCCTACACCGATACGATGGACGTTGCCGATGTAGATAAATTGCCTTCATTGATCATTGATAATAAGCAAGAAGACTTGTTCTTCAACAAAACAATCAATACCAAGTTACTTAGTACCATAGCTGATAAAATTGTAAAGTCGGCCACAATTAAAGCAAGAGTTTTTGAAGTAGACGCCGCAAATAAGAATGTAGAAGCATCAACCTTAAAAGAAGTAAAAATGAAAGTTGGTTTACTCTTTGGCAAGGATGGATCAATTACAGCTGTTCCGGTTGGTGAAGATTTCGCAGACCGTAAATTAATAGTAGATCTGTTGACCGTTTCTCCTCAATTGGGAAAAGTTACTCCCGCCATGTATGATAACAAGGCTGTCTGTGCGAGATATTATTCTGTTCCGATAATGTTTTATGCGGAGGAGAAGTAA
- a CDS encoding RsmB/NOP family class I SAM-dependent RNA methyltransferase: MRFDNQLRIAASIIEEYTFEMPLSRFLANYFRKNKQMGSKDRKTAADLVYSFFRLGVSLPDRSVEERLLIAQFLCRSSFSPLLDQLQPVFNQQIELPLIEKVAYLKKLYAEFDINALFPFIDEVSEGIDSELFRLSHLNQPKLFIRIREGKTAIVRAKLRELEISFDEISSTCFSFKNTTKLDHLFEGEIPRPFEIQDLSSQQTATYFQPTKWESWWDCCAASGGKSLMLYEQEPSIKLLVSDIRESILNNLDERFAAAGITSYHKKEIDLTKALEPFLVDREFDGIILDAPCSGSGTWGRTPEMITAFEPQKIEWFSSLQKKIAANVSKWLKPGKPLIYITCSAFKQENEVVMDFICNELGFECERFELLKGYKNAADTMFVARLIKK; this comes from the coding sequence ATGAGGTTTGACAACCAGTTACGTATTGCGGCATCCATCATCGAAGAGTATACCTTTGAAATGCCGCTTTCCCGTTTTTTAGCGAATTACTTCCGCAAGAATAAACAAATGGGGTCAAAAGACCGTAAAACGGCCGCTGACCTTGTATATTCATTTTTCCGACTGGGTGTTTCTTTGCCAGATAGATCTGTAGAAGAGCGTTTATTGATCGCACAATTTCTTTGCAGGTCGTCATTTAGCCCTTTATTGGATCAATTACAACCTGTATTTAATCAACAAATCGAATTGCCACTAATTGAGAAAGTGGCCTATCTTAAAAAGTTGTATGCAGAGTTTGATATAAATGCCTTATTCCCATTTATAGATGAGGTTTCAGAAGGTATTGATAGCGAATTGTTCCGCCTTTCACATCTTAATCAGCCTAAGCTTTTTATTCGCATAAGAGAAGGAAAGACAGCTATTGTGCGGGCAAAATTGCGCGAGTTAGAGATTTCTTTTGATGAGATTTCTTCCACTTGTTTTTCATTTAAAAATACCACCAAACTGGATCACCTGTTTGAAGGAGAGATCCCTCGTCCGTTTGAAATTCAGGATTTGAGTTCGCAGCAGACAGCAACCTATTTCCAACCAACAAAATGGGAAAGCTGGTGGGATTGTTGTGCAGCTTCTGGTGGTAAATCACTAATGCTGTATGAACAAGAGCCGTCCATAAAATTACTGGTTTCAGATATCAGGGAGAGCATTCTTAATAATCTCGACGAGCGTTTTGCTGCCGCAGGAATTACTTCTTATCACAAAAAGGAGATAGATCTTACCAAAGCCTTGGAACCTTTTCTGGTGGATAGGGAATTTGATGGAATCATTTTGGATGCGCCATGTAGTGGTTCAGGTACCTGGGGACGAACTCCAGAGATGATTACAGCTTTTGAGCCGCAAAAAATAGAATGGTTTAGCTCTTTGCAGAAGAAGATAGCTGCTAATGTTTCCAAATGGCTTAAACCCGGAAAGCCGCTGATCTATATAACCTGTTCAGCTTTTAAACAAGAAAATGAAGTTGTAATGGATTTCATTTGCAATGAACTTGGATTTGAGTGTGAACGTTTTGAATTATTAAAGGGATATAAAAACGCTGCGGATACCATGTTTGTGGCCCGTTTGATAAAGAAGTAG
- a CDS encoding ABC transporter substrate-binding protein — MTSVLSRQLPLSGNKILSAAILMAALTISSCSKKVAPPSAPTQPETSAKEVQKETAKEPAVFSRNSNKQPVISLVLPFNVDKVDLTSASTKKDLEPSATALDFYQGFRLGLDSATQNGDKVKLMVYDSKDDSAAVRNLARSQSIINSNLVIGPLFPSEIRAFNPVAEENQQYFVSPLSPRVVVKGNPYFIVPVCPMEIHARKAAEFIIKKFETSRLMILKGSDSDEDNFVKPFKSAFEEQSIGTTISEYRTTSNIFDPITTKLVKDQNNILLISSANKAFWQALLKFLDKNANDYKFTVFAYPGSEKLATSLGLKNLQKYNVYFTSSYHIEKTDPATAAFFGRYKQVYASEPNEYAIKGFDIGFFFAKLLSSHMRDYDKHMGKFYNGIHNNFQFVKTENGYLNESLKVLKVENSKFVEQK; from the coding sequence ATGACATCAGTTCTAAGCCGCCAGCTACCATTGAGTGGGAATAAAATATTAAGTGCAGCTATTTTAATGGCTGCACTTACCATAAGTTCTTGTTCGAAAAAAGTAGCACCTCCATCAGCTCCAACTCAGCCTGAAACTTCTGCAAAAGAGGTTCAGAAGGAAACTGCTAAAGAGCCTGCTGTATTTTCAAGAAATTCAAACAAACAGCCGGTAATTTCTTTAGTATTACCATTTAATGTTGATAAGGTTGATCTTACCAGCGCAAGTACTAAAAAAGATCTGGAACCATCTGCTACTGCTTTGGATTTTTACCAGGGTTTTCGCTTGGGGCTTGATTCAGCTACACAGAACGGAGATAAGGTTAAACTAATGGTTTATGATAGTAAAGACGACTCGGCTGCTGTTCGTAACCTTGCGCGTTCTCAGTCTATCATTAATAGCAACTTGGTTATCGGGCCACTGTTTCCTTCAGAAATTCGTGCATTTAATCCTGTAGCCGAAGAAAATCAACAATACTTTGTCTCTCCTCTTTCTCCACGTGTAGTGGTTAAAGGCAATCCATATTTTATCGTACCTGTTTGTCCGATGGAAATTCATGCACGTAAAGCTGCAGAGTTTATCATTAAAAAGTTTGAGACAAGCCGCTTAATGATCTTGAAAGGAAGCGATTCTGATGAAGATAACTTTGTTAAGCCCTTTAAATCAGCTTTTGAAGAGCAAAGTATAGGAACAACCATCAGCGAGTATAGAACTACTTCAAATATTTTTGACCCTATTACTACTAAGCTGGTAAAAGATCAGAATAACATTCTATTGATTTCTTCAGCTAATAAAGCTTTTTGGCAAGCGCTATTGAAATTCCTGGATAAAAATGCAAATGATTACAAATTCACTGTATTTGCCTATCCTGGTTCTGAGAAGTTGGCTACCTCATTGGGATTAAAGAATTTGCAGAAGTATAATGTCTATTTTACTTCTTCGTACCACATTGAAAAAACAGACCCTGCAACTGCGGCATTTTTTGGCAGATACAAGCAAGTATATGCATCTGAGCCTAATGAATATGCAATTAAAGGATTTGATATAGGCTTTTTCTTTGCTAAGTTGTTATCATCGCATATGCGTGATTATGACAAGCATATGGGGAAATTTTATAATGGTATCCATAATAATTTTCAGTTTGTGAAAACAGAAAATGGTTATTTGAACGAAAGTTTAAAAGTATTAAAGGTTGAAAACTCAAAGTTTGTAGAACAGAAATAA
- a CDS encoding glyoxalase superfamily protein produces the protein MPNNYNRFHPATPILRVKDLQASIDYYVTSLGFKLDWQDPGIIASVSRDESNLMIVENDQSAPGAWVWIGVQDTDALYDEILKNGGMIRVKPTNYWWAYEMQVDDLDGNVLRFGAENKENEPYGPWLDAQNNLWVMNDEKVWTKKD, from the coding sequence ATGCCCAATAACTATAATCGTTTTCACCCTGCCACTCCTATACTAAGGGTAAAAGATCTGCAGGCCAGTATTGATTATTATGTAACATCTCTGGGTTTTAAACTTGATTGGCAGGATCCCGGAATTATTGCCTCTGTTTCTCGTGATGAAAGTAATCTTATGATTGTGGAAAATGATCAAAGTGCTCCTGGTGCTTGGGTTTGGATTGGCGTTCAGGATACGGATGCTTTATACGATGAGATTTTAAAGAATGGAGGTATGATCAGGGTAAAACCAACCAATTATTGGTGGGCTTATGAAATGCAAGTGGACGATTTAGATGGGAATGTTCTTCGTTTTGGCGCTGAAAATAAAGAAAACGAACCTTATGGCCCATGGCTAGATGCTCAAAACAACTTATGGGTAATGAATGATGAAAAAGTCTGGACCAAAAAAGACTAA
- a CDS encoding SusC/RagA family TonB-linked outer membrane protein, with amino-acid sequence MLKRILLLLLLSYSFAAFAQTKQLKGVILSAEDKQPLTGASVSVKGSNKGTITDQNGAFQLQVAESDKTLIVSFVGFVTKEVAIAGSSLTVILNSDSRTIDEVVVVAYGTANKSSYTGSVAQIKKDQIEKLQVSSVSKALQGLAPGVQSVSASGQPGTDATIRIRGIGSIYASSDPLYVVDGIPYSGNINSINPTDIESISVLKDAASSALYGSRGANGVVIITTKQGSRNKDANIQVNVQQGFSDRAVRDYKHVSTDQYFELYWEALRNKELNQGATKDAASATASQRVVEDLGINPYGTSYPQPVGLDGKIVSGAKALWNDDWQKGLEQTARRTQADLSVSGGGENSQYFVSGGYLSDKGIALASGFERVNARSNFTINAKKWLKIGLNLAGSTSKQDYPQSEDSQVSNVINFGRNIPSFYPIYERNDDGSYKLDISGNKVVDYGAYRPSAVNPRTNLIGTAYLDKSQIQKDDISLRSFFEASILSNLKLKTSYSVDYSGRNDVYYSNPSFGEAAEIKGSVQRDNYRTFSWTLNNVLTYDKVIGSEHHINLLAGQELYNYNWRYTSGSRQGFVLPGLEEPDAASQLNDFSGYSNNYKLLSFFGKAEYDFQQKYYLSGSLRADGTSRFSPQSRWGTFWSVGASWKAKQESFLEPIKWLDVLTLKASYGAQGNDNLGYYYAYEGLYTVANNLGEGGAYTLRLATPNLKWESNLNLNVGADFSVLNNRLGGTFEYFQRKSKDLLYPRPLPISSGFSSIDENVGQLKNNGFEFSINATPVIVNNFKWNVNFNLTHYKNEITELPQKEIISGTKKLMVGKSIYDFYIREWAGVDEATGKPQWFKDDANGNKVKTFNYSEGTQYYVGSSLPDFYGGLTNSFGYKGFELSALLVYSAGGKVLDNDIVSLLHNGNNPGRAWQEDILNRWTPENTITDVPALTTDNTNWTQTSTRFLYDASYLRLKNVTLNYNFPAQTAKKIGLNNLRVYVQADNLITWSKHKGMDPEQTVGGTTYYRYPAMRVFSAGVNVNF; translated from the coding sequence ATGTTAAAAAGAATTTTATTGCTTTTGCTGCTGAGTTATTCATTTGCGGCATTTGCGCAAACCAAACAACTAAAAGGGGTAATTCTATCTGCAGAAGATAAACAACCTTTAACAGGTGCTTCCGTTTCAGTAAAAGGGAGCAACAAAGGAACTATTACTGACCAGAACGGAGCTTTTCAATTACAGGTAGCAGAAAGTGATAAAACACTTATTGTATCTTTTGTTGGCTTCGTAACCAAAGAAGTCGCTATCGCCGGATCATCATTAACTGTTATTCTTAATTCTGATAGTAGAACAATAGATGAAGTGGTGGTGGTTGCTTATGGAACAGCAAATAAATCTAGTTATACAGGATCTGTAGCTCAGATCAAAAAAGATCAGATTGAAAAATTGCAAGTCTCAAGTGTTTCTAAGGCATTGCAAGGATTAGCGCCTGGTGTTCAATCTGTTTCGGCGAGTGGACAGCCAGGTACGGATGCTACCATTCGTATCAGAGGTATTGGTTCTATCTACGCATCAAGTGATCCTTTATATGTAGTTGATGGAATTCCGTATTCAGGAAACATCAACTCTATCAATCCAACCGACATAGAATCAATCAGCGTGTTAAAAGATGCGGCATCAAGTGCATTATATGGTTCGCGTGGTGCTAATGGTGTGGTAATTATTACCACAAAACAAGGTAGCCGTAATAAGGATGCAAATATCCAGGTGAATGTACAGCAAGGCTTTTCTGATCGCGCAGTTCGTGATTATAAGCATGTTTCTACTGATCAGTATTTTGAACTATACTGGGAAGCCTTGCGTAATAAAGAATTAAACCAGGGGGCTACAAAAGACGCCGCATCTGCAACAGCTAGTCAACGTGTAGTTGAAGATTTAGGAATTAATCCTTATGGGACTTCCTATCCTCAACCGGTTGGTTTAGACGGAAAAATTGTTTCGGGTGCAAAAGCATTATGGAACGATGATTGGCAAAAAGGCCTGGAGCAAACTGCCCGCCGTACGCAAGCTGATTTAAGTGTTTCAGGTGGTGGAGAAAATAGCCAATACTTTGTTTCCGGAGGATATTTAAGTGATAAAGGTATTGCGTTAGCTTCCGGATTTGAGCGTGTAAATGCGCGTAGTAATTTTACCATTAACGCTAAAAAATGGTTAAAGATTGGCTTAAACTTAGCTGGATCAACTTCTAAACAAGATTATCCTCAGTCAGAAGACAGTCAGGTTTCAAACGTAATTAACTTTGGACGTAATATTCCGAGCTTCTATCCAATCTATGAACGCAATGATGATGGTTCTTACAAACTAGACATAAGCGGAAATAAAGTGGTTGATTACGGTGCGTATCGTCCAAGTGCGGTGAATCCAAGAACTAATCTTATTGGAACTGCTTACCTGGATAAATCGCAAATCCAGAAGGATGATATTTCATTGCGAAGCTTTTTTGAAGCCAGTATTTTAAGTAACCTGAAGTTAAAAACAAGCTATAGCGTAGATTATTCAGGAAGAAATGATGTCTACTACAGCAACCCATCCTTTGGCGAAGCTGCAGAAATAAAAGGCTCTGTGCAGCGTGATAACTACCGTACTTTTTCGTGGACGTTGAACAACGTTTTAACCTATGACAAAGTAATAGGTAGTGAACATCACATTAATCTATTAGCAGGGCAGGAGTTATATAATTACAATTGGAGATACACTAGTGGTAGTCGTCAGGGTTTTGTATTGCCTGGCTTGGAAGAACCGGATGCAGCTTCGCAGTTAAACGATTTTTCAGGCTATTCTAATAATTACAAACTATTAAGCTTCTTCGGAAAAGCAGAATATGATTTCCAACAGAAATATTATTTATCAGGTTCATTACGTGCTGATGGAACTTCCCGTTTTTCTCCTCAAAGCAGATGGGGTACATTTTGGTCGGTTGGAGCATCTTGGAAAGCTAAACAAGAATCATTTTTGGAACCAATTAAGTGGTTAGATGTACTTACTTTAAAGGCTAGCTACGGTGCGCAAGGTAATGACAACCTTGGTTATTATTATGCTTATGAAGGTTTGTATACCGTAGCTAATAACTTAGGTGAAGGTGGTGCCTATACCTTACGCCTGGCTACTCCCAACTTAAAATGGGAATCAAATCTGAATCTTAATGTTGGTGCTGATTTTAGCGTATTAAATAACAGGTTAGGTGGTACGTTTGAATATTTCCAGCGTAAATCGAAAGACCTGTTATATCCTCGCCCTTTACCAATTTCTTCCGGCTTTTCTTCTATTGATGAAAATGTGGGCCAGTTAAAGAATAATGGATTTGAATTTTCAATCAATGCGACGCCTGTTATTGTTAACAATTTCAAATGGAACGTCAACTTTAATTTAACACATTATAAAAACGAGATTACTGAGCTTCCTCAGAAAGAGATCATTTCTGGAACCAAGAAATTAATGGTTGGAAAATCGATCTATGATTTTTATATCAGAGAATGGGCAGGTGTAGATGAAGCAACAGGAAAGCCTCAATGGTTTAAAGATGATGCGAACGGAAACAAAGTAAAGACCTTTAACTATTCTGAAGGAACGCAATATTATGTAGGTTCATCGTTACCTGATTTTTATGGTGGATTAACCAACTCATTTGGTTATAAAGGTTTTGAGTTATCAGCATTACTTGTTTATAGTGCAGGTGGTAAGGTATTGGATAATGACATTGTTTCATTGTTGCATAACGGAAATAATCCGGGTAGAGCTTGGCAAGAAGATATCTTAAATCGCTGGACTCCGGAAAATACAATTACTGACGTTCCTGCTTTAACAACCGACAATACTAACTGGACACAAACCTCCACTCGTTTCTTATATGATGCAAGCTATCTGCGTCTGAAAAATGTAACGCTTAATTACAATTTCCCGGCTCAGACCGCCAAGAAGATTGGATTAAACAATTTAAGAGTGTACGTGCAAGCGGATAACTTGATAACCTGGAGTAAACATAAAGGAATGGATCCGGAACAAACAGTAGGAGGAACCACTTATTATCGTTATCCAGCAATGAGAGTGTTCTCGGCAGGGGTAAATGTTAATTTCTAA